From the Deltaproteobacteria bacterium genome, the window ACTCGCTGGATCTCTGATGTGCCTTCATAGATGGTGAAAACCCGGGCATCCCTGTAGAAGCGCTCCACAGGATATTCCTTGGTGTAACCATACCCGCCATGCATTTGCAACGCTTTGGCCGTAACGCGGTTGACCATTTCAGATGCAAAGAGCTTAGCCATGGAGGCTTCCATGGTGTATCTTTCACCTCTGTCCTTTTTGGCCGCCGCGGAAAAAGTGAGCTGCCGGGCGGCCTCCAGTTCTGTAGCCATGTCCGCCAGTATCCAGCGCAGGCCCTGAAATTTTGAAATCGGTTGCCCAAACTGCTCACGTTCCTTGGCATATGAAACAGCCGCATCCAGGGCGGCCTGAGCCACACCCACAGACTGTGCGCCTATGCCTATTCGGCCGCCATCCAAGGCGGTCATAGAGATCTTGAAACCATCTCCCTCTTGACCCAACAGGTTTTCGGCCGGCACCCTGCAGTCTTCGAAAATAAGGTCGCTCGTATCAGAGGCGCACAGCCCCATCTTTTCCTCGGTCTTTCCCACCGTAAAGCCCGGCATACCCTTCTCTACAATGAACGCACTGATCCCCTTATGGCGTTTTGTCTTGTCTGTTTTTGCGGTGATGATGGTAACGCCGGCGTTCTTTCCGGAGGTTATGAAACGTTTGGTGCCATTAATGACGTAGTGGTTTCCGTCGCGCACAGCCGAGGTGGCCTGGCTCAGAGGATCCGATCCTGCCTGCGGCTCGGTTATGGCAAAAGCGCCGATGACCTTGCCTGCAGCCAGTTGTTTTAAGTAGGTTTCTTTTTG encodes:
- a CDS encoding acyl-CoA dehydrogenase codes for the protein MSFQLTDEQLMIQTMVRDFAREVLLSTAMERDRTKEFPAENLKKMAELGLMGMMVPPEYNGAGVDTVGYILALQEVAYACASTAVVMSVHNSIVCETINRFGTEQQKETYLKQLAAGKVIGAFAITEPQAGSDPLSQATSAVRDGNHYVINGTKRFITSGKNAGVTIITAKTDKTKRHKGISAFIVEKGMPGFTVGKTEEKMGLCASDTSDLIFEDCRVPAENLLGQEGDGFKISMTALDGGRIGIGAQSVGVAQAALDAAVSYAKEREQFGQPISKFQGLRWILADMATELEAARQLTFSAAAKKDRGERYTMEASMAKLFASEMVNRVTAKALQMHGGYGYTKEYPVERFYRDARVFTIYEGTSEIQRV